A window of the Sabethes cyaneus chromosome 1, idSabCyanKW18_F2, whole genome shotgun sequence genome harbors these coding sequences:
- the LOC128732747 gene encoding trypsin alpha-3-like: MKFAVAIVLLAIGASHGSRVNLDEYDPFEPFIAGGTNAVLGQFPSVVAVGVPTPTNAFCGGIILNAYHVLTAARCVLTPQNTLLATNQVTIMSGALQLIFTNPRIAVSAIYVHPQYNPFTFANNLAVLRTATNFFPPENVAEPNIAFAILDDQIPFDGLACQAAGWNNATASPIQQFIAAPIMNRDTCTALAVQFGLIEETMTCAGTVGTGPGVCASNMGTGLFCDGRVAGILSNGFGCGAANNPGVYTQVRFYLPWIQEQYQRQDVPPAGSSPIPGW, translated from the exons ATGAAGTTCGCAGTCGCAATCGTGTTACTTG CAATCGGTGCATCGCACGGCTCCCGGGTAAATTTGGATGAGTACGATCCGTTTGAACCGTTCATCGCCGGAGGAACGAATGCCGTCCTTGGTCAGTTTCCGTCGGTCGTCGCCGTAGGAGTTCCAACTCCGACCAATGCCTTCTGTGGAGGCATAATTCTGAACGCGTACCACGTCCTGACGGCGGCCCGTTGTGTCCTAACGCCTCAAAATACTCTCCTGGCTACCAATCAGGTCACGATCATGTCCGGAGCGTTGCAGTTGATTTTCACCAACCCCAGGATAGCGGTCTCGGCCATTTACGTCCACCCGCAGTATAATCCATTTACGTTTGCCAACAATTTGGCAGTTTTGCGAACGGCCACAAACTTCTTCCCACCGGAGAACGTCGCCGAACCTAACATCGCTTTCGCCATTCTCGACGACCAGATTCCCTTCGATGGATTGGCCTGTCAGGCGGCTGGATGGAATAATGCCACCGCCTCGCCGATCCAGCAGTTCATCGCGGCACCGATTATGAACCGGGACACCTGCACCGCTTTAGCGGTCCAGTTTGGATTGATTGAGGAGACCATGACTTGTGCGGGAACGGTCGGTACGGGGCCCGGCGTGTGTGCCAGCAACATGGGCACCGGTCTGTTCTGTGACGGACGGGTGGCGGGCATTTTGTCCAACGGATTCGGTTGTGGTGCGGCAAACAACCCTGGCGTCTATACTCAGGTGCGCTTCTATTTGCCCTGGATCCAAGAGCAGTACCAGCGGCAGGACGTTCCTCCGGCTGGTTCGTCACCAATTCCCGGGTGGTGA
- the LOC128746286 gene encoding serine protease 1-like, producing the protein MKVLIIALLVTIAGAFASENPSARLTGGTVTTAGQYPAAVSIDTPYQLHCGGTILNLNHVLTAAWCVMHPTTFVLLNPFWLRVIAGDLNLVPVGYRRETRNVTHLFVHPNYNRVTNNHDLAVIRVNAPFPEFHNTIEPAIMNTRLLPINTQCEYAGWGAATNAVGAPLNPAQRSAVAPILTTVSCNAANIHNNRVLPTMICAGSLTATANTVCQGNIGGGLYCTGQLTGVLTFGLACGAANQPGVYIDIRQYRQWIDTQFTRTDNPQPGWVPSPQ; encoded by the exons ATGAAGGTGCTTATTATTGCGTTGCTGGTGACGATTGCAG GTGCATTTGCCAGCGAAAATCCCTCGGCTCGCCTTACCGGAGGAACCGTCACAACGGCCGGTCAGTACCCGGCCGCCGTCAGCATCGATACTCCTTATCAATTGCACTGTGGCGGAACGATCCTTAACCTCAACCATGTCCTGACAGCCGCGTGGTGCGTCATGCACCCTACTACGTTTGTACTGCTGAATCCCTTCTGGCTGCGAGTAATCGCCGGTGACCTCAACCTGGTCCCCGTCGGATATCGCCGTGAAACCCGAAACGTAACGCATCTGTTCGTTCACCCCAACTACAATCGGGTGACCAACAACCACGACTTGGCCGTAATCCGCGTGAATGCACCATTCCCGGAGTTTCACAACACAATCGAACCGGCCATAATGAACACTCGGCTTCTTCCGATTAACACTCAGTGCGAGTACGCCGGATGGGGAGCTGCTACGAATGCAGTAGGTGCTCCGCTGAATCCAGCACAACGTTCCGCTGTTGCTCCTATTCTGACAACCGTATCCTGCAACGCTGCCAACATCCACAACAACCGCGTCCTGCCTACTATGATCTGCGCTGGATCGCTAACCGCTACCGCCAACACCGTCTGTCAGGGCAACATCGGCGGTGGTCTCTACTGTACCGGACAGCTGACAGGTGTGCTCACCTTCGGACTCGCTTGCGGCGCAGCCAATCAACCGGGAGTGTACATCGACATAAGACAGTACCGTCAGTGGATCGACACCCAATTCACACGCACCGACAATCCACAACCGGGATGGGTTCCCAGCCCACAGTAA
- the LOC128746287 gene encoding trypsin beta-like, protein MFTLKFLPLLGLLATCLVATAPSEKPESFLLGSTVTHFGQFPAVAHIVTPDHSICGAAVIDDRHVVTLAQCALNSTHRLHNPRLIRVNTGDISLMPVGASRQTSLGAVIYVHENYKPHTLENDIAVIRVQHPFQFPSNEVEPARRRTRIVANGAVCQLAGWGVTAADAPLVDVQQRFIPVTVNDRDACSNIRRGMRTFESMICAGNMVVAQTGPAPCPGSIGSGLYCEGDLTGLLSFGMNCGVANNPPTFTQIRFFSPWINQTLNRTDFPHIGWSPLDS, encoded by the exons ATGTTCACGTTAAAATTTCTTCCTCTACTGGGACTGCTGGCCACCTGCTTGGTGGCCACAGCACCATCCGAAAAACCGGAATCATTCCTCCTGGGCAGCACGGTGACACATTTTGGCCAGTTCCCTGCCGTAGCACACATCGTAACGCCGGATCACAGCATCTGCGGTGCGGCCGTGATCGACGATCGTCATGTGGTCACGCTGGCTCAGTGTGCCCTAAACAGTACGCATCGTCTGCACAACCCCCGGCTGATACGTGTCAACACCGGTGACATCAGTTTGATGCCGGTTGGAGCTTCACGCCAAACCAGCCTGGGAGCCGTCATCTACGTGCACGAGAACTACAAACCGCATACGCTGGAGAATGACATCGCCGTCATCCGG GTCCAGCATCCGTTTCAATTTCCCAGCAACGAGGTGGAACCGGCACGGCGTCGAACTCGAATCGTCGCGAACGGTGCAGTCTGTCAGCTAGCCGGCTGGGGTGTAACCGCGGCTGACGCTCCGCTTGTTGACGTTCAGCAGCGGTTCATTCCGGTGACGGTGAACGATCGCGATGCGTGCAGCAACATCCGGCGGGGAATGCGCACGTTCGAAAGTATGATTTGCGCCGGCAATATGGTGGTTGCCCAAACGGGACCAGCGCCCTGCCCCGGAAGTATCGGATCGGGGCTGTACTGCGAGGGTGACCTGACCGGACTGCTGTCGTTTGGAATGAACTGCGGTGTGGCGAACAATCCTCCCACCTTTACGCAGATTCGGTTTTTTAGTCCGTGGATTAATCAGACGCTAAACAGGACTGATTTTCCACACATCGGGTGGTCGCCATTAGATTCTTAA